A genomic window from Methanobacteriaceae archaeon includes:
- a CDS encoding U32 family peptidase, with amino-acid sequence MVELLAPAGNFISLRAVLENGADAVYFGLDDYNMRANAKNFSLDDLKNVSKIAKEYGAKTYLCTNTILNEKLACSLDAKLEDISSSEIDGLILADIGLIENTVASGLEAHISVQQNVSNSYMLKTLKKLGAKRAILSRELSLDEIVEITKKSPIETEIFVHGAICMAISGRCFLSYGLYGRSANCGDCLQPCRKNWTLTYEDGDDKVVNFSDVEDESFVIAPSSDGSYRTNFFSPKDMCMIEYIPELMKSGVASFKLEGRARSPDYGAMVTGIYRQAIDSFVEDPVNYKVKDEWMEELGSVFNRGFDTNFYFNTPFETSEDNQSKYIKKDIGQVVNYYNRVNAAEIRIWDDLKIGDKIIIQGKTTGSITHTIDSMQIEGKSVSNVKKGSNVAIAIPTKVRENDFIYKLVERDVND; translated from the coding sequence ATGGTTGAATTATTAGCTCCAGCAGGAAATTTCATTTCACTTCGTGCTGTTTTAGAAAATGGTGCTGATGCAGTTTACTTTGGCCTTGATGATTATAACATGAGGGCCAATGCTAAAAACTTCTCATTGGATGACTTAAAAAATGTATCTAAAATAGCTAAGGAGTATGGAGCTAAAACTTATTTATGTACTAATACTATTTTAAATGAAAAATTAGCCTGCTCACTTGATGCTAAACTTGAAGATATTTCATCTAGTGAGATTGATGGTCTTATTTTAGCTGATATCGGATTGATTGAAAATACTGTAGCCAGCGGTCTTGAAGCTCATATCAGCGTTCAACAAAACGTTTCTAATTCTTACATGCTTAAAACACTTAAAAAATTAGGTGCAAAAAGAGCAATTCTTTCACGTGAACTTTCATTAGATGAGATTGTAGAAATAACTAAAAAATCTCCTATTGAAACAGAAATTTTCGTTCATGGGGCTATTTGTATGGCAATTTCTGGGCGTTGTTTTTTAAGTTATGGTCTTTATGGAAGAAGTGCAAACTGTGGAGACTGCCTGCAGCCATGTCGTAAGAACTGGACACTTACATATGAAGACGGGGACGATAAGGTAGTTAACTTTTCTGATGTTGAAGATGAATCATTTGTTATTGCTCCAAGCAGTGATGGAAGTTATAGAACAAATTTCTTTTCACCAAAGGACATGTGTATGATTGAATATATTCCTGAACTTATGAAAAGTGGTGTAGCTTCTTTTAAACTTGAAGGAAGAGCTCGCAGTCCTGATTATGGTGCAATGGTTACTGGAATTTACAGACAGGCTATTGACAGCTTTGTTGAAGATCCGGTTAACTATAAAGTTAAAGATGAATGGATGGAAGAACTTGGAAGTGTATTTAATCGTGGATTTGACACTAACTTCTACTTTAATACTCCTTTTGAGACAAGTGAAGATAATCAGTCAAAATATATTAAAAAAGACATTGGTCAGGTTGTAAATTACTATAACAGAGTTAATGCAGCTGAAATAAGAATCTGGGATGATTTAAAAATAGGTGATAAGATTATCATCCAGGGTAAAACCACAGGCTCTATTACACATACTATTGATTCTATGCAGATTGAAGGAAAATCTGTTTCTAATGTAAAAAAAGGTTCTAATGTAGCAATTGCTATTCCAACAAAAGTTAGAGAAAATGACTTTATTTATAAATTAGTTGAGAGGGATGTTAATGATTAA
- the cfbC gene encoding Ni-sirohydrochlorin a,c-diamide reductive cyclase ATP-dependent reductase subunit, with protein sequence MIKKIAIYGKGGIGKSTTVANLSAIWGSDDLNCLVIGCDPKADTTRTLCGSRIPTIVNTIKKNRKPQREDLVYKGFKDILCVESGGPEPGVGCAGRGVIVAMKRLEKLGIFDEDFDVVIYDVLGDVVCGGFSVPLREKYADEVLIVTSGEYMALYAANNIVKGVKKLKGNLSGIICNCRNVDNEEQIVNDFAKKIGTHVIGTIHRSNLIQDAELDAKTVVEKYPESAEAQEYRDLASSIMSNEKTSTPEPMDDEEFEAFFKSYL encoded by the coding sequence ATGATTAAAAAAATAGCTATTTACGGAAAAGGTGGAATTGGAAAAAGTACTACAGTAGCTAATTTATCAGCTATTTGGGGTAGTGATGATTTAAATTGTCTTGTTATTGGATGTGATCCAAAAGCTGATACAACACGTACATTATGCGGTTCTAGAATTCCAACTATTGTCAATACTATTAAAAAGAATAGAAAACCACAAAGAGAAGATTTGGTCTATAAAGGTTTTAAGGATATTTTATGTGTTGAAAGTGGAGGTCCCGAACCTGGTGTTGGATGTGCAGGACGTGGTGTTATTGTTGCTATGAAACGCCTTGAAAAATTAGGTATTTTTGATGAAGACTTTGATGTGGTCATATACGATGTACTTGGTGATGTTGTTTGTGGCGGTTTTTCAGTACCTCTTCGTGAAAAATATGCTGATGAAGTGTTAATTGTAACATCCGGTGAATATATGGCTTTATATGCTGCAAATAATATTGTTAAAGGTGTTAAAAAACTTAAAGGTAATTTAAGCGGTATTATCTGCAACTGCAGAAATGTTGATAATGAAGAGCAAATTGTTAATGATTTTGCAAAAAAGATAGGAACACATGTTATTGGTACTATTCATAGAAGTAATTTAATTCAAGATGCTGAATTAGATGCAAAAACCGTTGTAGAAAAATATCCTGAAAGTGCTGAAGCACAAGAATACAGAGACCTTGCTTCAAGCATAATGTCTAATGAAAAGACTTCAACTCCAGAACCAATGGATGATGAAGAATTCGAAGCATTCTTCAAATCATACTTATAG
- a CDS encoding methylated-DNA--[protein]-cysteine S-methyltransferase, giving the protein MLFVSDGETICGVWFYNQKFFKSTIDESVRKDDLEVFVQLKSWFDDYFRGLNPQINFKLKPDGSEFRKKVWKILCEIPYGQTLTYGQIASKISKTMSAQAVGGAVGHNPISILIPCHRVLGANGKLTGYAGGLDKKIELLKLEKIL; this is encoded by the coding sequence ATGCTATTTGTAAGTGATGGTGAAACTATTTGTGGAGTGTGGTTTTACAATCAGAAATTTTTTAAAAGCACTATTGATGAAAGTGTAAGAAAAGATGATTTGGAAGTATTTGTGCAACTTAAAAGTTGGTTTGATGATTATTTTAGAGGATTAAACCCTCAAATCAATTTTAAACTAAAACCTGATGGTAGTGAGTTTAGAAAAAAGGTATGGAAAATTTTATGTGAAATTCCATACGGCCAGACACTAACATATGGCCAAATAGCTTCTAAAATATCTAAAACAATGTCGGCTCAGGCAGTAGGTGGTGCTGTTGGACATAACCCTATTTCTATTTTAATACCCTGTCACAGAGTATTAGGAGCTAATGGCAAATTAACAGGTTATGCTGGCGGTTTGGATAAAAAAATAGAACTTCTAAAGCTAGAAAAAATTTTATAG
- a CDS encoding YgjV family protein produces MNVPINILIGNAISLVAGLFIILSMWVNDEKQAYRYQFWNAFILAISSVFFFSWSGVITMGIAAAKNAVVYKGKLTFKLTIFFIAIAVIFGCLVNTMGFAGLLPIIGIIQITLCNYYLKTIKPIKIGFIVNSAIYIIYFLVIWDFSSAAIETITALVGVVSLARLIYSKN; encoded by the coding sequence ATGAATGTGCCGATTAATATTCTCATAGGAAATGCAATATCTCTAGTTGCAGGTCTTTTTATCATACTTAGTATGTGGGTTAATGATGAAAAGCAGGCATACAGATACCAGTTCTGGAATGCTTTTATTTTAGCTATTTCTTCTGTATTCTTTTTTTCATGGTCTGGTGTTATTACTATGGGAATTGCAGCTGCAAAAAACGCAGTTGTATATAAAGGCAAGCTAACATTCAAATTAACCATATTTTTCATTGCAATAGCTGTTATTTTTGGTTGTTTAGTAAATACAATGGGTTTTGCTGGACTTTTACCAATTATTGGAATAATCCAGATTACATTATGTAACTATTATTTGAAAACTATAAAACCAATTAAAATAGGCTTTATTGTAAACAGTGCGATTTATATAATCTATTTTCTTGTAATATGGGATTTTTCATCTGCAGCTATTGAAACAATCACTGCACTGGTCGGCGTTGTCTCTCTAGCAAGATTAATCTATTCTAAAAATTAA
- a CDS encoding DUF1002 domain-containing protein, with translation MRKITILLLALILGGMLIPTGFAIDSNVVITYGETTYSNSNYKSFVDNFFINQANVDINNVGIKTISADQVNQISSGITGKSYTSGQILSSALVDLNDNQNLKVSVDKSKITTITGDMYLSALKSAGITKGHVYVTSPVQATGESALAGIMNSYEEVTDVQIPDSVKEAANDEIYTQAEIVNNSGVNADDLSNLVNQVKDEVTGDNITNHNEIVNIITNKVENNNINITNVDIENLANSIEQVQNVQGDVNYYKDQVSDVFGNSTADGMLDGFFNWINSIIGANS, from the coding sequence ATGCGTAAGATTACAATTCTATTGTTAGCTTTAATCCTTGGGGGCATGTTAATTCCAACAGGATTTGCAATTGATTCAAACGTAGTAATTACATATGGTGAAACTACATACTCAAACTCAAATTACAAATCTTTTGTTGATAATTTCTTTATCAACCAAGCAAATGTTGACATTAACAATGTGGGTATAAAAACAATTTCAGCAGATCAAGTAAACCAAATTTCAAGCGGTATTACTGGTAAATCTTATACTTCAGGTCAAATTTTATCATCTGCACTTGTTGATTTAAACGATAATCAAAATCTAAAAGTAAGTGTTGACAAATCCAAAATTACAACAATTACTGGAGATATGTACCTTTCAGCTTTAAAATCTGCAGGAATAACCAAAGGACATGTTTACGTTACAAGTCCAGTTCAAGCAACTGGTGAATCTGCTCTTGCAGGAATCATGAATTCCTACGAAGAAGTAACTGATGTTCAAATTCCAGATTCTGTAAAAGAAGCAGCAAACGATGAAATCTACACTCAGGCTGAAATCGTAAACAATTCTGGTGTAAATGCTGATGATTTATCCAATTTGGTAAATCAAGTAAAAGACGAAGTAACTGGAGATAATATTACCAACCATAATGAAATTGTAAATATTATCACCAATAAAGTCGAAAATAACAATATAAACATTACAAACGTTGATATTGAAAATTTAGCTAACTCCATCGAACAAGTACAAAACGTACAAGGTGATGTAAACTACTACAAAGATCAAGTAAGTGATGTATTTGGAAACAGCACTGCTGATGGAATGTTAGACGGATTTTTCAATTGGATTAACTCCATTATTGGAGCTAATTCCTAA
- a CDS encoding CatA-like O-acetyltransferase, whose translation MKEIEFNLDENPFINFLSSRYAMNARINVEKLWNWCHENNKSFFIMSLGCLMNAVNSVPQLKRRIHDGKVIEYDSLDGVSPIMNEDEHIYREMRVKTPQEFEDILQWHDYVKNTSNDILSGKKEGFCIEMERRDFENIANFSCIPWVDFDMITNCEVHGQAIQPLITWGKVNENYEMSVSITVSHIFVNGRELGYFYENAQKEFNKF comes from the coding sequence ATGAAAGAAATCGAATTTAATTTAGATGAAAATCCATTTATTAATTTTTTATCCTCAAGATATGCTATGAATGCCAGAATTAACGTTGAAAAATTATGGAACTGGTGTCATGAGAATAATAAATCCTTTTTTATAATGAGTCTTGGTTGTTTAATGAATGCTGTAAATTCCGTTCCTCAATTAAAAAGAAGAATACATGATGGAAAAGTAATTGAATATGACTCTCTTGATGGAGTATCTCCAATAATGAATGAAGATGAACATATTTACAGAGAAATGAGAGTTAAAACACCACAGGAATTCGAAGACATATTACAATGGCATGATTATGTTAAAAATACATCAAATGACATATTAAGTGGTAAAAAAGAAGGTTTTTGCATTGAAATGGAGAGAAGGGATTTTGAAAACATTGCTAATTTCTCATGTATTCCATGGGTTGATTTTGACATGATTACCAACTGTGAAGTACACGGTCAGGCAATACAGCCTCTTATAACCTGGGGAAAAGTCAATGAAAACTATGAAATGAGCGTTTCAATTACTGTAAGCCATATTTTTGTAAATGGTCGAGAGCTTGGATATTTTTATGAAAATGCTCAAAAAGAATTTAATAAATTTTAA
- a CDS encoding FAD-dependent oxidoreductase → MKVVIVGGGAGGISTASNIRKLDESIEITVITRDNKVAYSPCAIPYVLSGKIESFDDIVMRTPEDYKNKNIDVIIEAEVTAVDSDKKTVTYQKDDEEIVLDYDKLVLATGGNPFIPPMQGVDLDGVFRIRNIDDGIKVQEAIKDAKSAIVTGAGLIGIEIAFALKQKGLNVILSEMLPQIVPRSLDKDMSDILVEYLEMEGIQVVLGKPITKLIGDGKVEKACFGDEEIYDADMVIMATGVRAELDLAKMAGCELGRWAILVNDRMETSVEDVYAVGDCVESKDLILGSNTISQLGTTAVRESKTLARTICGKKSKFNPVLNSMVSKVGKLEFGAVGYTTSFAQQNRIRPVVQKVQAFTRARYYPNAKPMDIKVICDGNGTIIGCQIIAEERVAERIDTMTLAITEGLTCFDLSNMEFAYAPPVSMVTDPLILAVEEVSKKFS, encoded by the coding sequence ATGAAAGTTGTTATTGTAGGTGGAGGAGCTGGAGGAATTTCTACAGCTTCAAACATTCGTAAACTTGATGAGAGTATTGAAATTACAGTTATCACAAGAGATAACAAAGTAGCATATTCTCCATGTGCTATTCCTTATGTTTTATCTGGTAAAATCGAATCTTTTGATGATATTGTAATGAGAACCCCTGAAGATTATAAAAATAAAAATATTGATGTTATTATTGAAGCAGAAGTAACTGCTGTTGATTCTGATAAAAAAACTGTTACTTATCAAAAAGATGATGAAGAAATCGTCTTAGATTATGATAAATTAGTTCTTGCAACAGGAGGTAATCCATTTATCCCTCCAATGCAAGGTGTTGATTTAGACGGAGTATTTAGAATCCGTAACATTGATGATGGTATCAAAGTTCAAGAAGCAATTAAAGATGCAAAAAGTGCAATTGTTACTGGAGCAGGTTTAATTGGTATTGAAATTGCATTTGCTCTTAAACAAAAAGGTTTAAATGTAATTTTAAGCGAAATGTTACCTCAAATTGTTCCTAGATCTCTTGATAAAGACATGTCTGATATTTTAGTAGAATATCTTGAAATGGAAGGAATTCAAGTTGTTTTAGGAAAACCAATCACTAAATTAATTGGTGATGGAAAAGTAGAAAAAGCATGCTTCGGTGATGAAGAAATCTATGATGCTGATATGGTCATCATGGCTACTGGTGTTAGAGCTGAATTGGATTTAGCTAAAATGGCAGGTTGTGAACTTGGAAGATGGGCTATTCTTGTAAATGACAGAATGGAAACTTCCGTAGAAGATGTTTATGCTGTTGGGGATTGTGTAGAATCCAAAGATTTAATTTTAGGATCAAATACCATTTCTCAATTAGGTACTACTGCAGTTCGTGAATCCAAAACTTTAGCACGCACCATTTGCGGTAAAAAATCTAAATTTAATCCAGTATTAAACTCCATGGTTTCAAAAGTGGGTAAATTAGAATTCGGTGCAGTTGGTTACACTACTAGTTTTGCACAACAAAACAGAATCAGACCAGTTGTACAAAAAGTACAGGCATTTACAAGAGCTCGTTATTATCCAAATGCTAAACCAATGGATATCAAAGTTATTTGTGATGGAAATGGAACCATTATTGGTTGTCAAATCATAGCAGAAGAAAGAGTAGCTGAAAGAATCGATACAATGACATTAGCTATTACAGAAGGTTTAACCTGTTTTGATTTAAGTAATATGGAATTTGCTTACGCACCACCAGTTTCAATGGTTACTGACCCATTAATACTTGCTGTTGAAGAAGTAAGTAAAAAATTTAGTTAA
- a CDS encoding Mrp/NBP35 family ATP-binding protein has product MAGHGHGHGHGGQMTPEQQKQMIEQDLRLAKNLGQIKHKIVVMSGKGGVGKSTVAANLAETLQKLGFKTGILDADIHGPNIPKMLGVDLYGESFNEYQFNVFKEITESGLEGKNFKTDEEKLAFIESKKEEYKHSMFPVETPSGLKVMSMAFLLDGIDRPIIWRGPQKTGAIRQLISDAHWGSLDYLIIDNPPGTGDEPLTVLQTIPDADAVIMVTTPNVVSQEDVLKCVKMVEMMNIEQIGLIENMAYYMCPHCDEKLHIFGEGNGEAFAEEMEITYLGDLPIEEKVSDSPNKEGVISVIDPSDEVSKRFVEIVKDIQKEFIKE; this is encoded by the coding sequence ATGGCAGGACACGGACATGGACATGGACATGGGGGTCAAATGACTCCTGAACAACAAAAACAAATGATTGAACAAGACTTAAGATTAGCTAAAAACTTAGGTCAAATCAAACATAAAATCGTTGTTATGAGTGGAAAAGGTGGGGTAGGAAAATCCACTGTTGCAGCTAACCTTGCTGAAACTTTACAAAAATTAGGATTTAAAACCGGTATTTTAGATGCAGATATTCACGGTCCAAACATCCCTAAAATGTTAGGTGTGGATTTATACGGTGAATCATTCAATGAATATCAGTTCAATGTATTTAAAGAAATTACCGAATCTGGATTAGAAGGTAAAAACTTTAAAACTGATGAAGAAAAATTAGCATTCATTGAATCTAAAAAAGAAGAATACAAACATTCAATGTTCCCGGTTGAAACTCCAAGTGGTCTTAAAGTAATGTCAATGGCATTCTTATTAGATGGAATTGACAGACCTATCATCTGGAGAGGACCTCAAAAAACCGGTGCTATTAGACAATTAATTTCAGATGCACACTGGGGTTCACTTGACTACTTAATTATTGATAACCCACCTGGAACTGGTGATGAACCTTTAACCGTTTTACAAACTATTCCTGATGCAGATGCAGTTATTATGGTAACCACTCCTAACGTTGTATCTCAAGAAGATGTTTTAAAATGTGTGAAAATGGTTGAAATGATGAATATCGAACAAATAGGTCTTATTGAAAACATGGCTTATTACATGTGCCCACACTGTGATGAAAAACTTCACATTTTTGGTGAAGGTAATGGAGAAGCTTTCGCAGAAGAAATGGAAATTACTTATTTAGGTGATTTACCTATCGAAGAAAAAGTTTCTGATTCACCAAATAAAGAAGGAGTAATTTCTGTAATTGATCCTAGTGATGAAGTTTCAAAAAGATTTGTTGAAATCGTTAAAGATATTCAAAAAGAA